Within the Fusarium keratoplasticum isolate Fu6.1 chromosome 1, whole genome shotgun sequence genome, the region ACATGTATAGCATGACGGGATGAGCTGATGAGCACGATGTTTTCTGGATCCCTTTCTTACGTGAGATGAGGCAATTGAGTCATATACCAATTTTGTATATTATATTCAAATCTTCCTGCTTGGACCTTCGACACTTCTTCATCTATATCTCATTTCTATTACTAACCTCTTCTCTCAACATCTACCGTCTCCTCATTCATAACACCCTCactcctctctctcctcgcTGGAACCTTGCCAATAATCTCCATACCCCTAAACGTAAACACCACCAGACCCAGCGCCATGATCAGGATGGCAAAATTGGTCCAGCCTCCCGCGCGGAGGCCCTTGAGCGACGGCGCGTCCCAGGCCTCGACGGGCCCAACGTTCTTGACGTCAACACCTCGGTCGCTGGCCATGACAGAAGACTGGATCGCCGTGGCGATAGCGAGGGCAATGGCTCGGCCGATCATGCCTGACGAGTTGATGAGGGCGCCGCCGATGGCTTGATCCTCTTGAGGCAGTGAGTGAGAGGTGAAGAGCGTGAGGCACGGCCAGGCTGTGTCAGCACCAATAACGGAAAGAATCATAGCCCACATGCCCCAAGCAAAGTAAGACGTTGTCGGAGGAATAGGCACGGCATAGAGAACGGCAGCGATAGAAACACAAACATGCCCGATAGCGAGAATGAAAAAGGTCGGGATGCGGCTAAGCAGGTGAGCAGTGATGAAAGCAACAATGAAGCCGCTGACACCAGTGGGGATGAAGCGCAGCATGGTCTGCAAAGGTGAGAGGCCCTGGTAATCCTGGAAGTAGTAGGTGGCATAGATGAGAAAGTTGTTGAAACCACCAAAGAAGAGACCCATGATGCACATGACGGACGTAAAACGCCAGTTGTTGAAAATAGACACCTTGACTAGGGGCGGGCGGTCCGTCTTGTTCTCGAGATAGCGCtgccagaagaagaaggcaacgatgatgagaaccgacacgacgatgaggacgggGATCCACGGCGCCGTCCATCCGACCACGTTACCCTCGGTCAGGGCAAACATGAGGGCCAGGAGTCCGCAGGTGATGAGGGTAGCGCCGATCCAGTCGACGGCCGCCGTCTTGGCCCGGAGGTTGTCGTGAGCCGGCCGGAGTCCgggaggagggggcgggATGAAGAGCACGCCGGCGACAGAGATGAGgccggccatgatggcgagggcgCCAAAGACCCATTTCCAGCTCGCCCACTCGGCGATGAGACCCGAGACAAGGTTGCCGCAGACGCTGCCGAGGGGGGCTCCAGCGGCTGTAGAGTGTCAGTCTGTGCCTGTGTTCCAGTGAAGAATGAGACTCACCGTATGCGCTGAAGGCATAGTTCTTTGCCTTGCCAGGGGGAAACGTAGTACCTAGGATACCAATAGCAGTCGGCACATTCGCAGCAGCGCCCTATCTCGTCAGTTTATCACTCTTAAGTCTATCACAAGCAACTCACCAAGCCGTGCAGCCCCCGAAACAGGTCAAACGCAATCTCGGTCGGGATGAATGCGTTGACGACGCAGCATATAGTAACCCAGAAGGATCCGAGGATAAAGATGAGGCGCTTGCCATAAATGTCTGCGATGCGAccccagaggaggaggaagcatCCAAAGGTGAGGACGTACGAGGACACGATCCATTGCTGGCGCGTGTCGGGCACGTCGAGGGCCTTGCCGATCTgggggaggatgatgacgacgctCTGACTGGCGAGGGTCTAAAATGTTGTTAATGATAAGTCAATGCCATTGTTTAAAGTACACTCACATTGAGAAAGGATGCTCCCGTCACCGTCGTGACAAGGGCGATGCATCGCGCCTTGGACAGGGTCAGCTCGTTCTTGGAGTCGATGGAATCGTTGTCGTTTTCATCGTCGTTGCCAATGGTGCTGGCATCAACAATGTCGTTGAGATTGGCATTGTCATTGTCATTGTCGCGGCCGAGACTCGTCCGAGTCTGTGGCGTTTTTTCATTGTTTTGCTCTTCCaagacaacaccatcatTCCTCTCTGTCGCAGAGCTGACCCCGATCTCGGCCTTCTCACCGTCGCGACCCGTCATGATGTTTTCAGTGTCAGTCACTCTTCAGCAACTCGTCAAGTATACAGGATCCGTCTCAACGAGTCAATTGAAAGACAAAAACCAACTTCTCTCTCTACGAGCGTCTCATTTCTCCCAACACGAACCGGTGAGAGACGTGGGTGGCAGGGCGTCAGGTTAATATATGTCAcaaaacaccaccacccaaCCCAGACAAGTGATTTTTTTGCCAAGAATGCCCCCAATCGCATGCATTCTTCCTTCTGCCTGTGGGGGCATAGCAAGGTCGGAGGTCATTAGGCGAAAGGATGGCGAATCTTGCAGGCCTTTGATTTGATTTGGTTATTATTCCCGgggggggagggagggtcaattcctccaccaccaagatgagagagagacTCTTGAGGCAcagcttctttctcttctcatTGACTGGTGTATCCTCGTAACTCCGAGAAGGCATCAACCTCAAAGAGCACTGCAGATGCATTGGCAACTCTATCCGGCCGGGGAAGCTGAGAGACTACTCCAACTTGG harbors:
- a CDS encoding MFS domain-containing protein — encoded protein: MTGRDGEKAEIGVSSATERNDGVVLEEQNNEKTPQTRTSLGRDNDNDNANLNDIVDASTIGNDDENDNDSIDSKNELTLSKARCIALVTTVTGASFLNTLASQSVVIILPQIGKALDVPDTRQQWIVSSYVLTFGCFLLLWGRIADIYGKRLIFILGSFWVTICCVVNAFIPTEIAFDLFRGLHGLGAAANVPTAIGILGTTFPPGKAKNYAFSAYAAGAPLGSVCGNLVSGLIAEWASWKWVFGALAIMAGLISVAGVLFIPPPPPGLRPAHDNLRAKTAAVDWIGATLITCGLLALMFALTEGNVVGWTAPWIPVLIVVSVLIIVAFFFWQRYLENKTDRPPLVKVSIFNNWRFTSVMCIMGLFFGGFNNFLIYATYYFQDYQGLSPLQTMLRFIPTGVSGFIVAFITAHLLSRIPTFFILAIGHVCVSIAAVLYAVPIPPTTSYFAWGMWAMILSVIGADTAWPCLTLFTSHSLPQEDQAIGGALINSSGMIGRAIALAIATAIQSSVMASDRGVDVKNVGPVEAWDAPSLKGLRAGGWTNFAILIMALGLVVFTFRGMEIIGKVPARRERSEGVMNEETVDVERRG